GGGTCGCTGAATCGCCGCCGTTGGTCGAAGAAGTCGTCGAAATCGGGGATCGGGAGCTCGTCCAGATCCCGGCAGGTCGGGGCCCGACCGACTCCGGCGCTTTCCGTTCCGCGGCAGAGCAGACCGGGGACCGTTCGCGGAGGCAACCCGTCGAGCAAACAGGCGACATATTCCGGGAAGACCGCGTCGCCTTCCCCTGTGCAGACGGCGTCAAGAAAGGGAAAGCTGCGAAACAGCGCCTCCCCCATCTCGGCCCGGCAATTCGCCCCCCCGAAGACGACGGCGAGCTTGGGATATCGTTCTTTCAGGCGCCGGGCCAGGACCAGGGAGGCAACCTGTTGGTGGAATTGCGAGGAGAAGCCAACGACCCGATACTCATCCCAGGGGATCTCGGCGAGGCAGTCCTCGAGGAAGGCGGCGGCTTTTTCTCGGCAGAAGGAAATCTCCCGCAGCAGCGAATCGACATCGGCGTCCTTTTGCAGGAGGCGCTGCTCGGCGCGCCAGGCCTCGGTGAGTTCGTCGAGGTAGTCCGCATCCCGCTGCGCATCTTTCCCCCAGAGGGCTTCGGCGAAGACCCATTCTCCGGCCAGGTACGGCCGGGACAGATGGTCGATTCTATTAAAAACATCCAGGCCGATCCGCTCCGTGAACCGGATGTTCAAGTAGTGAATGACGGAGGGCAGGCCGCGGCGGCCAAGAGCCGCTTGGAGAAGGCTCAATCCGAGCGAGGGTTGATCGCCCTCGCTGAAGGGCATATGGAGGAGAGCGACTTCCGGCTTAGGCTTCAATCTTTCTTCGTCGGAAGCGCCCGGGGGTCAGATCTTCTTCCAGATGAGTCCGAACTTCCCTCCGCCGGCTTCCAGCTTTCCCTGGATTCTTCTCAAATCGCCGAGGTCCTGGGAAGTCAGTGAGCGCAAAGCCTTGAAATGGAACTCTTGGAGGTTGACCTCGGTCTTGTACGACCTGATCGCCCCCTCCATGTCGCCGGTCTGGATGGCCTGTTGAATCAGGTTGAAGGACATGGTTTCCGCGCCGGCGGCGGGGGCAGGCTCGCCCAGGACGGCTTTGCCGCCCAAGCCGACGGCCGCCATGACGGCGGAGAACTTGGCGGCGACGACTAGAAACCTTCTCCGCTCGGAAACCGGAGAATCACCGACCGCGTCAGCCAGGAAATCATCTTTGCTTTCATCGTGATTCATCCGCCTTCCTCCTTGTTCGCTAGCGATTGGTCGGATTCTAAAAGCGAATTCGGGAATTGTCAAGTTTAAGCCCCCATGTCCCTTGACATCCCCCGAGTTGGGATTTAATCTTTTCGACGGTCGCGGGACGGAAGATCGTCGAAAAATCAGGTCCGCGACCGGACGATGCTGTGGGTGCTGATGTTCGCCGTGGTCCTCCTGCGAGCGAATAGAGTACACGCCTCGATCGCAAGCCGCATGCCGGCAGGAAGGGCTTAGCTAATGAAGAAGATCATCGCCCTCGTGGGAAGTTCGCACAAGGGAGGCGCCACCTACACGGCCGCGCATCGGTTTCTGGATGCGCTCGACGCCTTCGGCGACGTTCAGAGCGAAATCGTCGTCCTTAGCGACTACGACATCCACACCTGCCGCGGCTGCAAGGCCTGTTTCGAACGGGGTGAGGAACATTGTCCGCTCAAAGACGATCGGGACGCGCTGATCGAGAAGATCAACGCCTCGGACGCGGTCGTTTTCGCTTCGCCGAACTACTCCTTTCAAGTCTCGGCCTTTATGAAGATTTTCCTCGACCGGCTCGGATTCCTGTTCCATCGGCCGCACTTCCACGGCAAAACCTCCACGTCCATCGTCGTTTTCGGCATCTACGGGGCCCGCAAGATCGCCAAATACCTGGACTTCGTCGGGGGCGGCCTCGGCTTTCACGTCGTGAAGGGAAGCTGCATCCGGACGCTCGAACCCATGACCGAGAAGGCGATTGGGAAGATGAACAGAACGCTCGCCAAACAAAGCCGCCGATTCCACGCCCGACTTTTGCGGCCGACTAACTCGGCGCCCTCACTCATCGGGCTTATGGCGTTCAGGATCGGCCGGACGAGAATCCGCCTCATGCTCGGCGAAGGCAGCCGCGACCACGTCTACTACCGCGATCACGGCTGGTTTGAATCCGATTACTATTACCCCACGCATCTCGGCCCCTTCAAGAAGGCCGTCGGAGCGATCTTCGACTGGGTTGCGGCCCTCGGCCAGACAAAAAGCTCGTCGCCGGAATCCTCTCAATAAATATTTTTTATCGTTTATTCCCGAAACGGTCCCGCGCCTAAAGAGATTTTTACTTAGCTTGCCCGGGCCGCTCCCGACTTATTACTAAATGCTATCCCCCCTGCCCCTAGGATAAGATGATCTCGGGTTCGGAAGCGACCTGAGCGGAATGAGGCGAGGGCCCTGGGATAAAAGCCGCCGGTTCAGGTATGGGAACGAGCAAGGTCCGAAGGAAACCACGATGAGACTGCGCGGCTGTAGGCTTTCACATAATTGTCTTTGCCAACGACTAAATAAGCAGGTACTGTCGGCTCGTAGCGATCGGATGCCTATCGTATTGAAGAATATACCTGATCCTACCGTTCCCGCTCGCCGCCGGCGGTTCTCGAGTATCAACACCCTCGGCACCCAGGCTTTCCTTGATTCCATCAACTTCCGGATCGTCATCCTCGATTCGAACCACACGGTGCTTCTTGTCAATAAGTACGCACTGCAGGCGCTCTCGATCAACCCGCAAGACTACATTGGCAAAAAGTGCCCTCATTACAAAGTAGGAACCAAGTGCCTGATCTGCCCGCTCGACAAATCTATTAAAGAATCGGCGCAGCATGAAATCGAATACTATGATAGCGCGATAAAGAAATCATTCCGATCGGTCGTCTCCCCCCTTCCTTTCGTCACCGATGATCAGCTCAGTACTTTCGCCCTAATAATCAACGACATATCGGATATTAAGAAAGCCAATATCGAGATCGATAACGCGGTTATTCGATATTCCGCTCTCGCCAGCGGCACGATTGAAGCGATCCAAAATATGACGGCGACCCGGGATCCTTCCGTAGGGATACATCAGAAAGAGGTCGCCCGGCTGGCCGTGGCCATTGCGCAGATCATGGGATTGAGCCCCGAAATGACCGAAGGCCTGAGGGTCGCCGCCCTACTCCATGACGTCGGGAAGATCGCGGTCCCCTCCGAAATCCTTTCGCGGCCCGGGAAGCTCTCGCGCAATGAGTTCGCTCTTATCCAGGCCCACGCCGAAGAGGGCTTTAAAATTCTCAAGAATATCGACTTCCCTTTCCCCCTTGCGGAGATCGTCTACCAACACCACGAACGGCTGGACGGATCCGGATACCCTCGTGGCTTGAAGGGAAAGGAGATACTAACCGAGACAAGAATAGTCTCCGTTGCAGAGGTGGTTGAATCGATGGGCTCACACCGGCCCTATCGACCGGCACGCCCAACCGAAGACGCGCTCGCTGAGATCGAATCCAAGAGCGGCACGAAATTCGACCCGGCGGTCGTCAAGGCTTGCGTCTTTTTGTTCAGGAAGAAGGAGTATATGCTTCGGAAAGAAGTGGAGCCCTACCGGGGAGCCCCGGGGCGCGACACCATAGGGGCGGCCGGGTAGGCCTGCTTATAGACGGCCGATAGGCAGAGGATTCTCACTGGAAATTATTTCGTCACAAAAAAGATAACAATATCCTCTGTTCCGGCGTATTACTGTTAGATCGACCTATACAGGGGGTTGCTATGCTTTTTTCCAAAAAACTCCTTTTTCTCATCCTCGCAGTCCTTCTATTCAAACCAATCCTCATGTTCGCGCAGATCCCTCCCGGCCCGCCCCCGCCTCCACCCAGCCAGGCGGACGCGGACGCCCTCAAGAGGACCGCTCCACGCGTCTTCATCGACTGCGATTACTGCGACTACGATTACATTAAAACCGAGATCACCTTCGTCAATTACGTCCGGGACCGGAAGGAAGCCCAGGTCCACGTTCTTATCACGCTCCTCGAAACGGGGGGTGGCGGCCTAGAATACACAATGGCCTTCAGCGGCCAGCAGGACTTCAAGGGCCTTGACGATTCCCAAAAGTTCGTCTCCAACCGGACGCAGACTCAAGAGGAGATTCGTGCCGGCATCGTTCGGGTTTTGAAGATGGGATTGATCCGGTACGTAGCCAAGACTCCGATAGGAGAGAAAATTGGCATCGTGTTTCAGCCAAGCGTGAAACCGACATCCGTATCCGATAAGTGGAATTTCTGGGTCTTCAGCCTCAGCGCTCGATCCTCATTGAACGGCCAGGAATCGATGACTAGTAACCGACTCTACGGATCGTTCTCGGCCAACCGAACGACGCCCGAATGGAAGATAAGGACCAGCGTCTACGCATCGAAAAGCAATGATAGTTTTACTTATGAAGATACGACTATCGACAGTACGACCGAGTCCAAGAGTTTCTCGGGGATGATCGCTAAAAGTTTTGGGGAGCATTGGTCCGTCGGGGCTTATATCGCGGCCGGTTCCTCTACCTATAGCAATATCAAGCTATCCCTCGCCGCGGCCCCTGCCGTCGAATACGATCTTTTTCCCTATTCTCAATCGACCCGCCGCCAGCTAACCTTTCTCTACCGACTGAACTTCCAGCCGACTTCATACAGGGAAGAGACGATATACGATAAAACGTCCGAAAAATTATGGACCGAGAGCTTGGCTGTAACGCTCGGGCTCAAAGAAAAATGGGGATCGGTCAGTGTGGAGCTCGAAGGCGCTCATTATTTTCACGATTTTAGCAAAAACCACGTGAACGTATACGGATCGGTTAGCCTGCGTCTATGGAAGGGGCTGACGTTTGATGTTTACGGCAGCTATTCGATGATCCATGATCAATTATCCCTGCCCAAGGGAGGCGCAACTTTGGAAGAAGTGCTTCTAAGCCGGAAGATGCTGGAAACGAGCTATTCATACTATTTCATGATAGGGTTGAGCTACTCATTCGGCTCGATCTATAGCAACGTCGTCAACCCGCGTTTCGGAGGCGGGAGCGGCAGTATGATGTATTTCTATTGATACGGCCGGGCTTCGGGAAAGGTACGGAGGGAGGGGGATTCGAACCCCCGTTCCGGGGACACCGGAAAGCGGTTTTCAAGACCGCCGCCTTCAACCACTCGGCCATCCCTCCGCGGCGGCCGTATCATACCGCGGCCATCGGCCGGCTTCAACACCACATAACTGATCCAGCACACACCGACGCAATGAAGCGCAGCCCGCGATAGCCGGCCGAATGAAACGCAGTCTCCCCCGCTTGTGATGAGCTTAATAGTATCCGCTGTCGCCGAATCGGGGGTTGACGGCGCGGATCAGGCTGGAACCGAAGGTGTATCCGATGCCGAACGAGAGATAGTAGTTGAAAGTCGCAGACAGCTCGCGGAGGCGGAGAAAGACCTCCTCTTGCGAAAGCGAGCCTTTGACCAGGGAAAGCTGATCGTGGATCATGGAAAATCCGCCGTTCAAATTGACGGAGAGGCCTTTCCAGACTCGGATCGACGTATAGCCGTAAACCGAGAGCCGATTCTTGCTCAGATCGTGCAGGTATTGGGAGGCCTGGATCGAGGCGCTGGCCGATCCCCATGGCTGGGTCAGATCGAGGCTGGCGGTCAACGAATGGCTCCAGAGCGTTTCCCTGGTTTTGCTGAAGATCGTCTCTTCCAAATACTTGTAGTATCCCCAGCCCAAACGGTAAAGGAAGCACAAGCTCTTTCGCGTGGCTTGTGAATAAGGAAAGACGTTGTACTCGATAGCCGGGGCCACCCGAATGGAATAATCCTCATTGCTGTAAGTCGAGGAGGAGGCCGCCGCCCAGCCGCCGGCGGACCAGTGTTCGCCCAGGCTCTTGACGACCAGGCCGCCGAATTTCCAATTCCGGGTCGACCTGTCTATTGTTTCGTCGAGGATCGTGAAGCTGCTGACGTTGACGCTGCGGTTGAACGAGGCGCTGATCTTCATGTCCGTCGTCACCCGGTTGACGGACAAAGTGCCGCGCCAGCTGCTGTTGCGAGAGGTTGCCACGCACTCGCCGAAGGCGAGTGCTCCTCGCGACGACATTCTAAAAGACATCGTTTCGAGGACGGCCATCGCACCGTCGCAACGACAAAACGCGGAATAATCGCAACCGTCAGGAAATTCTCTGAAGGCCGTCCATATAAGGCTGAAGGGCTTCCGGGACGACGACCCAGCCGTCCTCCTGCTGATAGTTTTCCAGGATGGCGGCCACGGTCCGGCCGACGGCCAGCCCCGAGCCGTTCAGGGTGTGGACGATCTCGGGCTTGGCCTTGGGCTCGCGGCGGAACCGGATGTTGGCCCGGCGGGCCTGGAATTCGCCGCAGTTGGAGCAGGAGGAGATCTCCATATAACCCTTGCGGGTCGGCATCCAGACCTCGATGTCGTAGGTCTTCTGGCTGGCGAAACCCATGTCTCCGGTACAGAGCGTCACCGTCCGGTAAGCCAGGCCGAGGCGCTTGAGGACCTCCTCGGCGCTGGCGGTCATCCACTCGTGCTCTTCGGCCGACTTCTCGGGCACGGAGAAGATCATCATCTCGACCTTGTTAAACTGGTGCTGGCGGATGAGCCCGCGGACGTCTTTGCCGTAGGAGCCGGCTTCGCTGCGGAAGCAAGGCGTGTAGGCGGTCAGGCGGCGGGGGAGGATGGAACCGTCGATGATCTCATCGCGGTAGTAGTTGGTCAGCGGGACTTCGGCCGTCGGCACAAGATACCAAGGAAGGCCTTCAAGCTTGAACAGATCCTGGGCGAACTTGGGCAGGTTGCCGGTCCCCGTCAGGCTGGCTTCGTTGGCGATGAACGGCGGCAGAACTTCGGTGAAGCCCCGCTCGCGGGTATGGATGTCGAGCATGAAGTTGATCAGGGCCCGCTCCATGCGGGCCGCGGGGCCCAGGGAGACGGTGAAACGAGCCCCTGTGATCTTGGCCGCCCTCTCGAAATCCAGGATGCCGAGATTCGTGCCGATGTCCCAATGGGCCAGCGGGGGGAAGTCGAACGAGGGCGGTTCGCCGACCCGGCGGACCTCGACGTTGCCGGTGGAATCGCTTCCCACCGGGACCGA
The nucleotide sequence above comes from Candidatus Aminicenantes bacterium. Encoded proteins:
- a CDS encoding flavodoxin family protein encodes the protein MKKIIALVGSSHKGGATYTAAHRFLDALDAFGDVQSEIVVLSDYDIHTCRGCKACFERGEEHCPLKDDRDALIEKINASDAVVFASPNYSFQVSAFMKIFLDRLGFLFHRPHFHGKTSTSIVVFGIYGARKIAKYLDFVGGGLGFHVVKGSCIRTLEPMTEKAIGKMNRTLAKQSRRFHARLLRPTNSAPSLIGLMAFRIGRTRIRLMLGEGSRDHVYYRDHGWFESDYYYPTHLGPFKKAVGAIFDWVAALGQTKSSSPESSQ
- a CDS encoding HD domain-containing protein, with the protein product MPIVLKNIPDPTVPARRRRFSSINTLGTQAFLDSINFRIVILDSNHTVLLVNKYALQALSINPQDYIGKKCPHYKVGTKCLICPLDKSIKESAQHEIEYYDSAIKKSFRSVVSPLPFVTDDQLSTFALIINDISDIKKANIEIDNAVIRYSALASGTIEAIQNMTATRDPSVGIHQKEVARLAVAIAQIMGLSPEMTEGLRVAALLHDVGKIAVPSEILSRPGKLSRNEFALIQAHAEEGFKILKNIDFPFPLAEIVYQHHERLDGSGYPRGLKGKEILTETRIVSVAEVVESMGSHRPYRPARPTEDALAEIESKSGTKFDPAVVKACVFLFRKKEYMLRKEVEPYRGAPGRDTIGAAG
- the serS gene encoding serine--tRNA ligase; the encoded protein is MLDPKFVLENIDLVRKKCEQRGFALDLTEFLRLAEAKKLALHKAEDLRARRNKASEQVAQLKRQGQDASAVIAETKGTGDEIKVLDEELKGYDEKIKLTLLNIPNLPHDSVPVGSDSTGNVEVRRVGEPPSFDFPPLAHWDIGTNLGILDFERAAKITGARFTVSLGPAARMERALINFMLDIHTRERGFTEVLPPFIANEASLTGTGNLPKFAQDLFKLEGLPWYLVPTAEVPLTNYYRDEIIDGSILPRRLTAYTPCFRSEAGSYGKDVRGLIRQHQFNKVEMMIFSVPEKSAEEHEWMTASAEEVLKRLGLAYRTVTLCTGDMGFASQKTYDIEVWMPTRKGYMEISSCSNCGEFQARRANIRFRREPKAKPEIVHTLNGSGLAVGRTVAAILENYQQEDGWVVVPEALQPYMDGLQRIS